In one Modestobacter sp. L9-4 genomic region, the following are encoded:
- the tal gene encoding transaldolase yields MAQNENLANLSKTGVAVWLDDLSRDLIHGGDLQKLVDESSVVGVTTNPSIFAAAISGSKSYDDQLHALAVRSVSVEEALRTITAADVRDACDLLEPVYARTGRDGRVSLEVAPGLAHDEDGTAAEAAHLWWLVDRPNLFIKIPATLASLPAITTTIAKGISVNVTLIFSTERYRAVMDAYLAGLEQRLAEDPEASLEGIESVASFFVSRVDTEIDKRLDASGADASLKGKAGVANAQLAYQAYEEVFSSDRWKALEAKGASKQRPLWASTGVKNPEYSDTLYLSELTAPDTVNTMPGKTMQAFADHGQVGTPIQSSYAAAEKVMADVAAAGIDFDDVFRVLEEEAVQKFVDAWDELTASVKEQLEDKK; encoded by the coding sequence ATGGCACAGAACGAGAACCTGGCGAACCTGTCGAAGACGGGGGTCGCCGTCTGGCTCGACGACCTGTCCCGCGACCTGATCCACGGCGGTGACCTGCAGAAGCTGGTCGACGAGTCCAGCGTCGTCGGCGTCACCACCAACCCGAGCATCTTCGCCGCGGCGATCAGCGGCTCGAAGTCCTACGACGACCAGCTGCACGCCCTGGCCGTGCGCAGCGTCAGCGTCGAGGAGGCGCTGCGCACCATCACCGCCGCCGACGTCCGCGACGCCTGCGACCTGCTGGAGCCGGTCTACGCCCGCACCGGCCGTGACGGCCGCGTCTCCCTCGAGGTAGCCCCCGGCCTCGCCCACGACGAGGACGGCACCGCCGCCGAGGCCGCCCACCTGTGGTGGCTCGTCGACCGGCCGAACCTCTTCATCAAGATCCCGGCCACGCTGGCCAGCCTCCCGGCGATCACCACCACGATCGCCAAGGGCATCAGCGTCAACGTGACGCTGATCTTCAGCACCGAGCGCTACCGCGCCGTCATGGACGCCTACCTCGCCGGCCTCGAGCAGCGCCTGGCCGAGGACCCGGAGGCCTCGCTCGAGGGCATCGAGTCCGTCGCCTCGTTCTTCGTGTCCCGCGTGGACACCGAGATCGACAAGCGCCTGGACGCCAGCGGCGCCGACGCCTCGCTCAAGGGCAAGGCCGGCGTGGCCAACGCGCAGCTGGCCTACCAGGCCTACGAGGAGGTCTTCTCCTCCGACCGCTGGAAGGCGCTGGAGGCCAAGGGCGCGAGCAAGCAGCGCCCGCTGTGGGCCTCGACCGGGGTCAAGAACCCGGAGTACTCCGACACCCTGTACCTCTCGGAGCTCACCGCCCCCGACACGGTCAACACGATGCCCGGCAAGACCATGCAGGCCTTCGCCGACCACGGTCAGGTCGGGACCCCGATCCAGTCCTCCTACGCCGCGGCCGAGAAGGTCATGGCCGACGTCGCCGCTGCCGGCATCGACTTCGACGACGTCTTCCGCGTCCTCGAGGAGGAGGCCGTGCAGAAGTTCGTCGACGCGTGGGACGAGCTCACCGCCTCCGTCAAGGAGCAGCTCGAAGACAAGAAGTGA